The genomic stretch AAGCTTGCTCTGCGCTTTCAAATCTTACTTCAGATAGTTCAGTAGCAATGCAACTTATGAAATCTGATATCATGCAACCTATTGAGAGAGTGCTGAAATCCACTGGGTCAAAGGAAGTTATCTCTGTCTTACAAGTTATGGTCAAGTTAGCTTTTACATCGGATATTGTAGCTCAGAAAATGCTGACAAAAGATATTTTGAAGTCGCTGAAGTTATTGTGTGCTCACAAGAATCCTGAGGCAAGCTTCACTAGTTTTCTTTTACGTGCGTAGTTTTACATCATCTCTCGCCAATGGTTTTGCTCAAAGTGAAGGTTTTTCTCCGTTAGGTCCAAAGGTTGGCGTTGTTTGCTATTGGAAATTTCGCCTTTTGTTTGGAAAATCGCCGTGCACTTGTCACGTCAGAAAGTCTGCATGAACTTCTTCTGAGACTAACAACTGCACCTGAGCCAGGTGTATGTAAAGCTGCAGCCCGTGCTTTGGCAATATTAGGTGCGTTCTTGCAAGAATATTTCAATGATGTAACATAGATTCGGGCAGGGAGTCTTACATCTCTCACATTTTTCATTGTAGGGGAGAATGAGATTCTGCGCCGTGCTATAAGAGGAAGACAGATTCCCAAGCGAGGATTACGCATACTTACAATGGATGGTGGTGGAATGAAGGGATTGGCGACGGTTAAGATGCTAAAAGAAATTGAGAAGGGTACTGGAAAACAAATTCATGAGCTTTTTGACCTTATCTGTGGAACATCCACAGGCGGTATGCTTGCTGTTGCTCTTGGAATAAAATCAATGTCATTGGAAAAGTGTGAAGAAATATACAAAGAACTTGGTAGCTTTTCTTTCTTCCACAAGGAGCCTAAATATTCTTTTCACCCCCAACCATTTtctatcattattattttcctTCTCTCATATAATTACTGTTTATCTCATTTTTCAAGGGAAACTCGTGTTTGCTGAACCTGTTTTTAAGGAAAATGAAGCAGCAACATGGAGAGAAAAACTGGATCAACTGTACAAGAGCTCATCACAGAGTTTCCGTGTTGTAGTTCATGGATCTAAAGTATGTTATACTGCTGTTCTCTTCTAGTCCGTTCCTCTAATTTTTTGCACATCATACTTTTTGGCTATTCAGCTATTGTTTTTTAAACTTAAGTACAGTGTATTGTACTTCAAGAAAGTATGTTGTTCTGCTGTAAGTCTCTCTTCTGGTTCTTCATTTTGCTAAATTTTCCACAAATAACCATTTGGAAACTTCTTGATAAGCGGTGTTTCAAATTACAAGTGAGTGTGACTGTGTGAGCAATTGTGGGTATGAAAGTGGAGTTGAAAGGGAATGGATATGGACTCCATGCCCCTATTTGTGAGCTAGTCCATTCATACTCTTGGGGAATGGAACTGGTGGTGGTTGAATTATTACCCACACCAAGCGATCCTCATTTGTCATTCTATTCATGGTCTCCCATACCTCAGTACCGAGTACCCTTTAGAATTCATCATGTCCGTATGTATTAACTTGGTTCTTCTTCCAGCACAGTGCAGATCAGTTCGAAAAACTGCTGAAGGAGATGTGTGCTGAAGAGGATGGAGATCTCCTAATAGAATCAGCTGTTAAAAAGGTCCCCAAGGTTTTTGTAGTGTCTACTCTGGTCAGTGTTGCACCAGCTCAGCCATTTATATTTCGAAATTACCAGGTTTTGTGCTTTCCATTTTGTAGCTGTTAATGGTTGTTCTTGTGCCTGAGGGAATTCTTTTGGTTGCCTTATATTGACATAACAAATATTTTCTGAATCCCAGTACCCTGTTGGAACACCAGAGCTTTCTTTTGCAGTTTCTGAGAACTTGATAAATGGAGGACAAGGAGTTGCAACTACTGGAGCTCAGGTTGGATACAAAAGAAATGCTTATATTGGAAGCTGCAAGCATCTAGTATGGCAGGCCATAAGAGCGTCGTCTGCGGCACCATATTATTTAGATGATTTCTCTGATggtaatttccttttttgtggTTTCTAGGATATCTTATTGGCTATTTTGTCCATATTATAGATGGATCTCAAGGGAAGCTttcattttccttattttttgaaatttttatgcTACAGGTATATATCGCTGGCAAGATGGGGCAATTGTAGCTAATAACCCTACAATTTTTGCAATACGAGAAGCACAACTTTTGTGGCCTGATTTGAAAATAGATTGTTTAGTTTCAATTGGCTGTGGGTCTGTTCCAACAAAGGTATCAAAGGACTCACTATTTTGCTTCAGATACTGATAAGGATATCCCCCTCTCCCATCTCTTTACCTAGCCCAATGTCATATTGCCTTGCTGTTTCCTATGGGTTCTTCTGTCAGAATGGTTTTTGTTTCCATTGTGGTGGTTGAGTTATATATTATGATTTAGAAATGTTTCCTTCCCAGCTATCGGTATTCAGATCTCTGTTTTTCTATCCTGTCAGGTTCGCAAAGGCGGCTGGCGTTATTTGGACACTGGACAAGTGTTGATTGAGAGTGCTTGTTCTGTTGACCGCGTAGAGGAAGCTTTAACTACACTGCTTCCTATGCTGCCAGATGTACAATATTTTCGATTCAATCCAGGTAAAGTTTTAACTGAAGCTTTATAGTGCTTGGCTGCAGTAAGGATTATGAGGCAAACTTGTATTTCCTGCATAACAGTTGAAATGTTTTCTTTAAACAATATGAGTATAGATTTTTGACATAAATATATGTCCTCAACTCTTTGCCTAAAGTGCATAAGTCTATTGTATATTAGCACTAGATAAATTAGATCTATGATGGTTCAGGAAAAATACATAATGAATTAAATGCAAATAGCTTGTAGCTTTCCAGTTGCTACATTGCCACTACAGTGTTAAGAAGGATGCGTGGATAGATTGAATTAAACGAGTTCTGGATAGGCTGCAGACAAAAGAGATGTGAAATGTTCTAGAATTAGACGAATTAGAAGCAAAGGTTCCTGATTCATGTCAAGGCTAGTTATGGATCCATCCTTCCTACTGATGTTTGAATTATCTGAGGAAAGCATATATATTTCTTACAGGAGTAAGCTCCACTTATTTGCTTAATATTTATCTCTAAAGTATCATTGATTGTGCAGTTGATGAACGTTGTGATATGGAACTTGATGAGACTGATCCAGCAATCTGGTTGAAGTTAGAGGGTGCTACAGAGGAGTACATCAAGAATAATTCTATGGCATTCAAGAATCTTGCTGAAAGATTGCTCGAGAGTACGCTTGATGATAAATTCCCAGATAGTGTCAAGTCTCAGCTCAGAGCAAAGGGTACTAGTCTCCTTTTAACTCTGAATCATTCTTCAGTTTCTTCAACTTTTGAATTCTTTCTGAAAATGATAGAGCTGGTTTTTTGTATGTGATAGTGTCAAATGACAACACTGCCTGTTTGGGCTGGAGACGTGGCGTACTTCTTATAGAGGCGTCCAATAGTCCAGATTCTGGTAGAGTTTTTCATCATGCACGCTCACTTGAGACATTTTGTGCTAATAATGGAATAAGATTATCACTTGTCAATGGGGCATTTGGGACCATCAAGGCTGCTTCAGGATCTGCATTTCCAACTCCATTTATATCACCCTTGTTTACTGGAAGCTTCCCATCAACTCCTCTAGTTTACAGTCCCGACACTGGCACCCAGCGGGGGGGTAGAATTGATTTAGTCCCACCTTTGAGCTTAGATGGACTTCATTCTGCAAAATCAACTGCTTCATCCCCCGAGTCTCCCCCTAAGAGGAGGCAGCTTGCTATGCCTATTCTATCCTTGCATGAGAAAATACAAAATTCACTACAGGTAGGCGTAGTTCATTTGGCACTGCAAAATGACACACAAGGCTCCATTTTATGGTATATTTTATAACCCATCATTGCTTCTTTATTTAGGTTCTCATCTTGTTGGATTCATTATTAATGACtttaattttcttctttttaaatTAGTTGGCAGAATGATGTATTTGTGGTAGCAGAACCCGGAGAATTAGCAGAGAAGTTTCTGCAGAATGTGAAATACAGCTTGCTATCAATGATGAAGGGACGGAAGAGGAAGTATACATCAGTAATTACCAACATCTCAACAGTTGCTGATCTTGTTTCTTGCAGGCCATATTTCCAGATTGGGGGTGTGGTCCACAGATATATAGGGCGCCAAACACAGGTATCTGTCCACTGCTTCTTTGTACtgataaataattgaattttctCACATTGGATGAAAGTGTTGATATGTCATAATATTGTGAAGGTCATGGAAGACGATCAAGAAATTGGTGCTTACATGTTCCGCCGAACTGTTCCATCCATGCACTTGACTCCAGAAGATGTCCGATGTATGGTATGTGCATAAATCTTGTCTCTTATTGTAGCATAATAATATACAGCTTGATAACGggtaataaaaattgaaattgatttGTTTATCTAGACTGCCTTTGGTAATTGGAGGTTGATAATGCAAAATaagaatttttaatattattatacgTTCTTGTTCTTTCTCCCCAGAGCTTGTAAGCCTATAAGGTGTTTGATCACTTAATTGTCAAATTTTCCTTGGTAAAATCATATAAAAAGTTATTGGATCCAAATAAACTCTTGAACTTTAAAAATCAGTTCATTTGGAGTCTTGGATCCTCCATTAGCCCTCCAAAATTCAACATTGTCTAGACGAGGTCGTCCAGCAAAGTGAATGAGCTCATCTGTGAGAAGACTATGGAGATTACTTAGTGATGCTGACTCGTTTATCTTGCAGGTTGGATCTTGGAGGGACAGAATTATAATTTTCACAGGAATACATGGTCCGACACGAGCTATGACGAAAGCATTCCTTGATTCTGGTGCCAAAGCTGTGATATGCCCTTCTTCCGAGCCTGAAGAGTTGCAGCTGACATCATTTTACGGGGCAGGTGAGTTTAGTAGTTACGAGAATGGGAAGTTTGAGATAGGATACGAGGAGGGAGAAGACGAAGACCCTGAACCTTCGAGTCCAGTAAGTGACTGGGAAGACAGCGAACCTGATAAAAATGGGGAGCCGCCAACGAGTTTATGGGATGACGATGAGAAGGAactgagtcaatttgtaagcaGGCTATACGAATCAATGTTTCAAGGTGGTGCAAGAGTGGATGTCGCTCTAAAGCGTGTACTTGCGTCACATAAGAGCCTCAGATATTCGTGCCACCTCTCGAGCAAACCGTAGATGGGAGAGGGTACTGTTCTGTGACTTGTTGTTGGCCGTCCGAGGTATCCACTCCCGTCGTTTTTGTAATACTATGTACTTGTACATACTCAACTATATTAGAGGAGAAAAATATTATAAGAGGAAAATAGACAGCAAATTATAGGAGAAATAAACAGAGGAAATACACATTTTTGAgttatactactaataaaattttatatagagCTGACTTTTTGTTTTGTCAAGGGAGATAGTATCTCATAGTTTGTAGGGAATGGGTGTAAGCTTATTTTGTTACCGTGTAAGcagtatttttttttggaacatGATAAAAGATGGTAGTGTTATTATCTTATTACTTACTATTTGAAAGCTATTGCAAAATATGACACCACACTTACTGGTTACGTGACAATTGAAAATTTTTGTCAAGGTTATGATATTATCAGCTATACTACATTTAAAAATTGCGGGATTGAGAAATTTTTTGTGAAGGTTATGATATTATCAGCTATACAACTATTTGGTCATATCGTTTTGTGTTTGAACGAAAATTTTCTAAGTTTAGAGGGTTGTGATGATTGTGAACGTTAGTGTCGAGgcgagaaaattgaaaaaaaaaatttggaggCAATTTTATCCGAAACTTTTACCAGACATTTTAAGTTAAAACTGAAATATTGAGGATCTTTTTGCAactatcccacattggagattATGGGTGACCATTCAGGTTTCGGTTCAAAATTGAAACCGAAccgaaattgaaaaataaaaaaaccaaacaccaaacttaaaaaattgaattaaaccGTAAAAATAATCGTACTGGAAGGTGCGGCTGGATCACCTCCTTTTCAGGGAGAGCTAATGCTTGTTGGGTATTTTGGTTTGCCACTGCTTCACACCCAAAACAAAAAGAActgaaattttatgaaatttcaaaaaactaaaaccaaaaaactgaaaaaaaacatatatatatatatatataatattatatatattattaaaatataatttggtttgcaggttttttataaaaaaaaatcgtctgaaccgaaccgaaaaataaaaaaaaatgaactgAATTTAAAACGTTTCGGTTTGATTCAGTTTGTAAATTATGTACTATATGAATGACACAACTAAAAAATTTTAACATATCGTGatctaatatttatatttttaaagatGTGACTACCAAATTTTATGATATACGTAAACCACTATTATTCCATTCCATTTTGAAAAGAAGAtagatatttataatttaatcatatatataaactagtgataaaataaaaactctaaatattgtataaattttaaattatgatctgaaccgttagaaaatgtcaataaataATAACATAAGAGTAACAagaaatgtcaatataatattAACATAGTATTAAtagttaatattttttattatttattaatatttttaataattcaatttataatttgaaatttgtaatatttagAGGTTGCATTTAATTATATGCTAGTCTAATTGTTCAATTATGGCCCAATAAAAGTTACGAGGCTCAATACTGGATTGCTACTCAGTATTTTATGGAGCACTATAATTTAGGAATCATCTTCCAAATTAAGCAAAGGCCCGGCTAACCCCTCCCTCTTccctcctccgccgcctccgccgccgccgtttCCCTCCGTCCAtatccttcttctccaaattttgaaaatatacatatcattcttcttcttcttcttcttcttcttcttcttcttctccaaattTCGAAATATCAAAACATGTTCCAAGGTATCAACACCAAAATTCTGAAACTTGAAGGTACTCTCTTCTTCTAATCTTTTAAATTAATCGCTAAAGCTTAGTATGGGTTGAGTTAATGTTGTCATGAACGAAAATCTGCCAATTCAAATTTGTTGTTGTAAATTGATGTTAGAATCAAGCCATAGGAATTGCGCTAAGCTTGTTattgagggggggggggggaatgaGCGCTAGTTTCTTACAACTTTTTTTTCGTATCTGTGATAGTTTCCCAGACAACTAAATCCCACTGATGATTCAGTTAATATGTAAACGGGGATTCAAATTTCCGTCCAAATCACATTCTTTCGCTTTAGTGCACCAACTAGCTTCAccaattacaaattacaaagaAAAATCGGTCTTCAAAGCTTCAATCAATCAGGGTGCTAAAGCCACCATTCTCTCTCCTCAAATTGTGTTGACGACTCTGCAAAACTGCCCTTCTGATTTAGTTGCTCTGAGCTTTTACCTGTGGTGTGCGCGTCAGCCTAATTACTTTCATGATAATCTTGGATTTGATCACATGGTGGGCGTGACATCAAATTTGACTGATAAATATGGGACTGTGAGAGTCATTATTGAGGAATTGGAGAGCATCGGTTGCTTCACAAAGGCACAGACTTTGTTGCTTTTGATGAGGATTTACTGGCGTGGAGCCATGTACGATATGGTATTACAGGCTTTTGAAGTGATGCGCGGCTATGGTTATGTACAGAATACTTACGCAAGAAACATTGTTGTCGATGTCTTGTTCAAGATTGGGGAGGTTGACGAAGCCCTCAGTTTTTTGGAGGGAACTCAGGCCCCAAATTTTCTGAGCTTCAACATTTCCATCTGTAACTTGTGCAGGCTCGGTGAGGTTGATAGAGTTAAAAGTGTCTTTAGGCGTATGTTGTCGAGAGGGTATTATATGAACCATGAGACCTATGCAGTGGTGTTGAATTGTTTCTGCAAATTTGGGAGGTTGGAGGAGGCATTGCAGCTGCTTGGAATGATGGTGGTTTTGGGTGCACCTGTTTCTGTAAATGTATGGAGCATATTGATTGATGGTTACTGCAGGTCGGGTTCAGTCGAGGTTGCAGCTTATATTCTTGAGAAAATGGTGGCTGTTGGTTGTTCACCAAACATCGTGACTTGCACATCATTGATCAAAGCATTTTTAGAATCTCAAATGGCTGAAGAAGCATTTAAGCTCCTTGCCACTCTAATATCCAAAGGTTGTTTCCCTGATCTTGTGCTGTGTAATGTATTGATTGATCGCCTATCTAAGATTGGGCATTACAAGAGTGCATTTGAAGTTTACTTTAGTTTGAGAGATCTAAGTTTAAAGCCGGATTGTTACACTTATTCGTCTCTTGTAACTCTAATGGATTTGTCTGGGCAGTGTGCTCATCTACCTTCCATTACGAGTGGACTTGCAGTGCAACCTGACCTGGTGCTCTGCAATTGCCTCCTAAGCTATTTTTGCAAGTCTGGTTATCCAGAGGGTTCTATCGAGTTCTATGATATAATGATAGACATAGGGTTTATACCAGACAAATATAGTTTTGCGGCAGTGTTGAGTGCGTTGTGCAGGTTGGGTAGATTGCATGATGCAGTGAATGTTTACCATGGATTTATTCACAACTATCCAGGTATCGATGCTCGCATCCACTCTATAGTCATTAACGCACTTGCAAAATCAGGTAGGTTTAATCAAGCTATGAGAATATTCAGGAAAGCTAGAGATGAAAAGTTCCCATTAGATGCTGTGTCATACAATGTTGCCATTTATATACTCATTAGAGTTGGTCGGATGGAGGAAGCTAACTGTACGTTTAACCAAATGAAGGAGATGGAGGTAGTGCCAAATAAGCGGACGTATAATCTGATACTCTCTGGTTTCTCCAAGAACAGTGATATCCATGCGGTTAAACACATCCTGAAGGAAATGAATGGTGCAAATATTGCAATGGAGTATCATGCATTCAGATTGATGAAAAAACATTTTTCTCACTCCTCCGACTCTGTTTTGTCTGACCTTGCTTTGGCAAATCGGAGGTTGCCTAGAGGGGACGAAGTGGTGTTGCCTAGAGTGGATGGAGTGGTGTTGGTAAATTGGCATGCATCAAATGATAATGTGAATGCCACGGACTCTGGAAGATCAAGCTCTGATGAGGAATTCGATGCTATTGTTTCTGTGTTGAGTTAGTGAAGGAACTTTTCAGATAAGCTATTGGCGACCAATAGCAACGGAGCCCCAGTGTCGACGAAAAGATTGGAGGTACTCAGAAAGGAATTGTAATTATCATTGATCTTGTATTCAATCAATAAGTtctcatttatatatttatatggcTAGAGacttttgtatttatttatttatattgcaGTATTGGTATGATGATGAAGCCTTTAGTAATAGTAGCCACACCAAGTCTATAGGCTCTTAAGGTtaattataccttcttcttcttggttgATTCAGATGGAGAATAGTTCTCATTCCGTTTTTCCTCTTGCCATATTACCCTTTACTGGCATCCGCTCAAGCTAAGATAATACAAGACGTGTGGTGGGAAAAGACGAGAATGCAGTGCATCAATCATAAGTATGATAAGCAGTGAACATCAGCATGTGGTATGCTTTCGGTTCATAAATTCTTGGTGCAGTTTTTTCTGAAACGTCTTACTTATGATATTGTTTTGTATGTGTAAGGTCGAACAAGCTTGCTCTGCACTTTCGAGTCTTGCTTCAGATGGTTCAGTAGCAATGCAACCTATTGAGAGTGTTGAAATCCACTGGCTCAAAGGAAGTTATCTGTCTTAAGCTATGGCCAAGTTAGCTTTTACATCAGATATTGTAGCTCAGAAAATGCGATATTTTGATGTCGCTTCAAGTTATTGTGTGGTCACAAGACGAGGACCATGAACCCTCGAGTCCAGTCAGCGACCAAGTTGTACGAATCAATGGTATTTTTACCACCTTTCGATCAATCTGCAGACGGGAGAGGGCATTGTTCTGCGACTTGCTACTGGCTGGCCGTCCGAGGTATCTACTCCCATCTTTCTTGTAATAAAGGAGATGAAAATATACATCAAACTCTAGGAGAATAAACAGGAGAGATTTCGGAATATGAGTTTTAATTGGCGGACCATGCACATTTTTGCAAGGAATATCTGTGATTATTTGGGACTTCGATTCAAAATGTGAAGAATTTAAGCATTGGAAGATTTCtctctctgttttttttttgccaaattCGGTATCTGTTATTGGCATTCATGTTAGTGGAGTATAATTTAGTAGTAATGCTATATTTTATCATTGTCATTCTTAATGATTTGATATGATaatttaacatacaaaatttcTCTGATTTGAATCTCCACTTATATGGATGATGAATGGATACACATTTTCCACCGACACAATTAGATATATATGTATGTTGGCGAGTATTATTTCATGCATGCAACGTGAATTATTTTAATACTACTCAACTAGTGACAAAAAGTAGAAAGATGAGTTGGATTTTTTTAATAGATGAATAGTAGTCTACTAcaatatttgtttatttatttattttaattgattagTTTGGATGCCGAAACTGATTAAACTTAACCATAAATTAGTTGTTCTTAGATTTTCCAAAATTGGATTGGTTTGAGATTATCCAAAAAGAACGTCAAAACTAATCATGATGACACTATTTATCTCTCTAATCGAACAACATTTATAAAACTCAATATTATCCAATCTATCAAACAACACCAACATCTTACTATTCCTTGAGTAGTGTGTAATACCCAAATTTTCCATGTCTTCGTAAAATGATAATTAAGGTTTATGAACTAGATTTTAAGCTATAGAGTTTTAGAGttttatttaatattgaaaTCTTATAGTAAGTTTCAATAGCTAGTTCACCTAAGTTATGGGCATGCTTAGTAATTTTGTGATAAGTTTGTATATGAGAAAAAAAAGGTTTATTTCTTTTCTCCTTAAGGATTAGGAGTAAGACACctaagggtgtccacaatgggggagccgcggcccgcggcccCCCATTACAAAGGCCGAGAGCCGGGGGTGAGGCGAGAATCGTGGCTGAGCCACGGCCGCGGCCCTCCCATTGCAAAGGCCGCGAATTGCGGCTGGGCCGCggaaattagttttttttttttttttcgaaattttgttataaatatacactctcacttccattttttcacttcattctacacttcaaatcccttcattttacactctcaaacactacaaaaaatgcaaggtggagCCTCGGGATACGGCAACTTCCCCAATCAGACGTGGAGTCCGCACTCGCACGGGCGAGCGCGGCGACACCGCACCCTTCAACACCGACCGCGGCGTTGACTCAAACACTGGAGGTGCAAATGATG from Salvia splendens isolate huo1 chromosome 15, SspV2, whole genome shotgun sequence encodes the following:
- the LOC121766371 gene encoding putative pentatricopeptide repeat-containing protein At1g16830 isoform X2 — translated: MVGVTSNLTDKYGTVRVIIEELESIGCFTKAQTLLLLMRIYWRGAMYDMVLQAFEVMRGYGYVQNTYARNIVVDVLFKIGEVDEALSFLEGTQAPNFLSFNISICNLCRLGEVDRVKSVFRRMLSRGYYMNHETYAVVLNCFCKFGRLEEALQLLGMMVVLGAPVSVNVWSILIDGYCRSGSVEVAAYILEKMVAVGCSPNIVTCTSLIKAFLESQMAEEAFKLLATLISKGCFPDLVLCNVLIDRLSKIGHYKSAFEVYFSLRDLSLKPDCYTYSSLVTLMDLSGQCAHLPSITSGLAVQPDLVLCNCLLSYFCKSGYPEGSIEFYDIMIDIGFIPDKYSFAAVLSALCRLGRLHDAVNVYHGFIHNYPGIDARIHSIVINALAKSGRFNQAMRIFRKARDEKFPLDAVSYNVAIYILIRVGRMEEANCTFNQMKEMEVVPNKRTYNLILSGFSKNSDIHAVKHILKEMNGANIAMEYHAFRLMKKHFSHSSDSVLSDLALANRRLPRGDEVVLPRVDGVVLVNWHASNDNVNATDSGRSSSDEEFDAIVSVLS
- the LOC121766371 gene encoding putative pentatricopeptide repeat-containing protein At1g16830 isoform X3; amino-acid sequence: MIQLICKRGFKFPSKSHSFALVHQLASPITNYKEKSVFKASINQGAKATILSPQIVLTTLQNCPSDLVALSFYLWCARQPNYFHDNLGFDHMVGVTSNLTDKYGTVRVIIEELESIGCFTKAQTLLLLMRIYWRGAMYDMVLQAFEVMRGYGYVQNTYARNIVVDVLFKIGEVDEALSFLEGTQAPNFLSFNISICNLCRLGEVDRVKSVFRRMLSRGYYMNHETYAVVLNCFCKFGRLEEALQLLGMMVVLGAPVSVNVWSILIDGYCRSGSVEVAAYILEKMVAVGCSPNIVTCTSLIKAFLESQMAEEAFKLLATLISKGCFPDLVLCNVLIDRLSKIGHYKSAFEVYFSLRDLSLKPDCYTYSSLVTLMDLSGQCAHLPSITSGLAVQPDLVLCNCLLSYFCKSGYPEGSIEFYDIMIDIGFIPDKYSFAAVLSALCRLGRLHDAVNVYHGFIHNYPGDGGSAK
- the LOC121766371 gene encoding putative pentatricopeptide repeat-containing protein At1g16830 isoform X1, which translates into the protein MIQLICKRGFKFPSKSHSFALVHQLASPITNYKEKSVFKASINQGAKATILSPQIVLTTLQNCPSDLVALSFYLWCARQPNYFHDNLGFDHMVGVTSNLTDKYGTVRVIIEELESIGCFTKAQTLLLLMRIYWRGAMYDMVLQAFEVMRGYGYVQNTYARNIVVDVLFKIGEVDEALSFLEGTQAPNFLSFNISICNLCRLGEVDRVKSVFRRMLSRGYYMNHETYAVVLNCFCKFGRLEEALQLLGMMVVLGAPVSVNVWSILIDGYCRSGSVEVAAYILEKMVAVGCSPNIVTCTSLIKAFLESQMAEEAFKLLATLISKGCFPDLVLCNVLIDRLSKIGHYKSAFEVYFSLRDLSLKPDCYTYSSLVTLMDLSGQCAHLPSITSGLAVQPDLVLCNCLLSYFCKSGYPEGSIEFYDIMIDIGFIPDKYSFAAVLSALCRLGRLHDAVNVYHGFIHNYPGIDARIHSIVINALAKSGRFNQAMRIFRKARDEKFPLDAVSYNVAIYILIRVGRMEEANCTFNQMKEMEVVPNKRTYNLILSGFSKNSDIHAVKHILKEMNGANIAMEYHAFRLMKKHFSHSSDSVLSDLALANRRLPRGDEVVLPRVDGVVLVNWHASNDNVNATDSGRSSSDEEFDAIVSVLS